Proteins co-encoded in one Kribbella solani genomic window:
- the fusA gene encoding elongation factor G, giving the protein MAVQITTDLAKVRNIGIMAHIDAGKTTTTERILFYTGITYKIGEVHDGAATMDWMEQEQERGITITSAATTCTWKDHTINIIDTPGHVDFTVEVERSLRVLDGAVAVFDGVAGVEPQSETVWRQADRYGVPRICFVNKLDRTGAEFMRCVDMIVDRLAATPLVLQLPIGSEADFIGVVDLIGMRALTWRGETTMGEDYTVEEIPASHTEIAAEWRDKLIETLAEADDEIMEQYLEGEQPTEEQLVAGIRRATLASKLTPVLTGTAFKNKGVQPLLDAINAYLPSPIDVPAIEGHDVKDPEQVVLRKPADDEPFSALAFKIAADPHLGKLTFIRVYSGKLETGTQVLNPTKGRKERIGKIYRMHANKREEIASIGAGHIVAVMGLKDTTTGETLCDPAKQVVLESMQFPAPVISVAIEPKSKADQEKLGVAIQRLAEEDPTFQVRTDDDTGQTIIAGMGELHLEVLVDRMKREFRVEANVGKPQVAYRETIKKKVEKVDYTHKKQTGGSGQFARVIINIEPTSAEAGGEGGYEFVNAVTGGRIPREYIPSVDEGAQEAMEFGVLAGYPMVDVKVTLTDGAYHDVDSSELAFKIAGSMAFKDAARRATPVILEPMFAVEVTTPEDYMGEVIGDLNSRRGQIQSMDEGPGGSRAIKALVPLSEMFGYVGDLRSKTQGRASYSMQFDSYAEVPKNVAEEIIKKARGE; this is encoded by the coding sequence GTGGCCGTACAAATCACCACCGACCTGGCCAAGGTCCGCAACATCGGGATCATGGCCCACATCGACGCCGGTAAGACGACGACGACCGAGCGGATCCTCTTCTACACCGGTATCACTTACAAGATCGGTGAGGTCCACGACGGCGCCGCCACGATGGACTGGATGGAGCAGGAGCAGGAGCGCGGCATCACGATCACGTCCGCCGCGACGACCTGCACCTGGAAAGACCACACCATCAACATCATCGACACCCCCGGACACGTCGACTTCACCGTCGAGGTGGAGCGCTCGCTGCGCGTGCTGGACGGCGCGGTCGCGGTGTTCGACGGCGTGGCCGGCGTGGAGCCGCAGTCCGAGACCGTGTGGCGTCAGGCCGACCGGTACGGCGTGCCCCGGATCTGCTTCGTGAACAAGCTGGACCGGACCGGCGCCGAGTTCATGCGCTGTGTCGACATGATCGTCGACCGGCTGGCCGCGACGCCGCTGGTGCTGCAGCTGCCGATCGGGTCCGAGGCCGACTTCATCGGCGTCGTCGACCTGATCGGGATGCGCGCGCTGACCTGGCGCGGCGAGACCACGATGGGTGAGGACTACACCGTCGAGGAGATCCCGGCGTCGCACACCGAGATCGCCGCCGAGTGGCGCGACAAGCTGATCGAGACGCTGGCCGAGGCCGACGACGAGATCATGGAGCAGTACCTCGAGGGCGAGCAGCCGACCGAGGAGCAGCTCGTCGCGGGCATCCGGCGAGCCACCCTGGCGAGCAAGCTGACCCCGGTACTGACCGGAACGGCGTTCAAGAACAAGGGCGTTCAGCCGCTGCTGGACGCGATCAACGCCTACCTGCCGAGCCCGATCGACGTCCCGGCCATCGAGGGCCACGACGTCAAGGACCCGGAGCAGGTCGTGCTGCGCAAGCCGGCCGACGACGAGCCGTTCTCGGCGCTGGCGTTCAAGATCGCGGCCGACCCGCACCTGGGCAAGCTGACCTTCATCCGGGTGTACTCGGGCAAGCTCGAGACCGGCACCCAGGTGCTGAACCCGACCAAGGGCCGCAAGGAGCGGATCGGCAAGATCTACCGCATGCACGCGAACAAGCGTGAGGAGATCGCCTCGATCGGCGCCGGTCACATCGTCGCGGTGATGGGTCTGAAGGACACCACCACCGGTGAGACGCTGTGCGACCCGGCCAAGCAGGTCGTACTGGAGTCGATGCAGTTCCCGGCCCCGGTCATCTCGGTCGCGATCGAGCCGAAGTCGAAGGCCGACCAGGAGAAGCTCGGCGTCGCCATCCAGCGGCTCGCCGAGGAGGACCCGACCTTCCAGGTCCGGACCGACGACGACACCGGCCAGACCATCATCGCCGGGATGGGCGAGCTGCACCTCGAGGTGCTGGTCGACCGGATGAAGCGTGAGTTCCGGGTCGAGGCGAACGTCGGCAAGCCGCAGGTCGCGTACCGCGAGACGATCAAGAAGAAGGTCGAGAAGGTCGACTACACGCACAAGAAGCAGACCGGTGGTTCGGGTCAGTTCGCGCGTGTGATCATCAACATCGAGCCGACTTCGGCCGAGGCCGGTGGCGAGGGCGGGTACGAGTTCGTCAACGCCGTCACCGGTGGCCGGATCCCCCGCGAGTACATCCCGTCGGTGGACGAGGGCGCCCAGGAGGCGATGGAGTTCGGCGTACTGGCCGGCTACCCGATGGTCGACGTCAAGGTCACGCTGACCGACGGCGCCTACCACGACGTCGACTCCTCCGAGCTCGCGTTCAAGATCGCCGGTTCGATGGCCTTCAAGGACGCCGCCCGCCGGGCGACTCCGGTCATCCTGGAGCCGATGTTCGCGGTCGAGGTCACCACCCCCGAGGACTACATGGGTGAAGTGATCGGCGACCTCAACTCACGCCGTGGCCAGATCCAGTCGATGGACGAAGGCCCCGGTGGCAGCCGGGCGATCAAGGCCCTGGTGCCGCTGTCGGAGATGTTCGGGTATGTCGGTGACCTGCGTTCCAAGACGCAGGGCCGCGCGTCCTACTCGATGCAGTTCGATTCCTACGCCGAGGTTCCGAAGAACGTGGCGGAAGAGATCATCAAGAAGGCCCGGGGCGAGTAA
- the tuf gene encoding elongation factor Tu — protein MAKAKFERTKPHVNIGTIGHIDHGKTTLTAAITKVLHDKYPDLNEASAFDQIDKAPEERQRGITISIAHVEYQTEARHYAHVDCPGHADYIKNMITGAAQMDGAILVVAATDGPMPQTREHVLLARQVGVPAMVVALNKCDMVDDEEILELVELEVRELLSEQEFDGDNAPIVRVAAHPALTGDAKWGESILELMNAVDEYIPQPEREIDKPFLMPVEDVFTITGRGTVITGRIERGVVKVNETVDIVGIRPQKQTTTVTGIEMFRKLLDEGQAGENVGLLLRGTKREDVERGMVVIKPGTTTPHTNFEASVYILSKEEGGRHTPFFQNYRPQFYFRTTDVTGVVTLPEGTEMVMPGDNTDMAVELIQPIAMEDGLKFAIREGGRTVGAGRVTKILK, from the coding sequence GTGGCGAAGGCGAAGTTCGAGCGGACCAAGCCGCACGTCAACATCGGTACCATCGGTCACATCGACCACGGTAAGACCACGCTTACCGCGGCGATCACCAAGGTGCTGCACGACAAGTACCCGGACCTGAACGAGGCGTCGGCCTTCGATCAGATCGACAAGGCGCCGGAAGAGCGTCAGCGCGGTATCACCATCTCGATCGCGCACGTCGAGTACCAGACCGAGGCCCGGCACTACGCCCACGTCGACTGCCCGGGTCACGCGGACTACATCAAGAACATGATCACCGGTGCGGCGCAGATGGACGGCGCGATCCTGGTCGTCGCCGCCACCGACGGCCCGATGCCGCAGACGCGTGAGCACGTGCTGCTCGCCCGTCAGGTCGGCGTTCCGGCGATGGTCGTCGCGCTGAACAAGTGCGACATGGTCGACGACGAGGAGATCCTGGAGCTCGTCGAGCTCGAGGTCCGGGAGCTGCTCTCGGAGCAGGAGTTCGACGGCGACAACGCGCCGATCGTCCGCGTCGCGGCCCACCCGGCCCTGACCGGCGACGCCAAGTGGGGCGAGTCGATCCTCGAGCTGATGAACGCGGTCGACGAGTACATCCCGCAGCCGGAGCGCGAGATCGACAAGCCGTTCCTGATGCCGGTGGAGGACGTCTTCACCATCACGGGTCGCGGCACCGTCATCACCGGCCGGATCGAGCGCGGTGTCGTCAAGGTCAACGAGACCGTCGACATCGTCGGTATCCGTCCGCAGAAGCAGACCACCACGGTCACCGGTATCGAGATGTTCCGGAAGCTGCTGGACGAGGGCCAGGCCGGTGAGAACGTCGGTCTGCTGCTGCGTGGTACGAAGCGCGAGGACGTCGAGCGCGGCATGGTCGTGATCAAGCCGGGTACGACCACCCCGCACACGAACTTCGAGGCCTCGGTCTACATCCTCTCCAAGGAGGAGGGCGGCCGTCACACGCCGTTCTTCCAGAACTACCGCCCGCAGTTCTACTTCCGTACCACCGACGTCACCGGTGTCGTCACGCTGCCCGAGGGCACCGAGATGGTCATGCCGGGCGACAACACCGACATGGCGGTCGAGCTGATCCAGCCGATCGCGATGGAGGACGGTCTGAAGTTCGCGATCCGTGAAGGTGGCCGCACCGTCGGCGCCGGCCGGGTCACCAAGATCCTCAAGTGA